The proteins below are encoded in one region of Pirellulales bacterium:
- a CDS encoding protein-L-isoaspartate(D-aspartate) O-methyltransferase, with amino-acid sequence MKPLIRTTCLGVFLMAGAVCHAQDAAKSLGRMVDEEVLGAGITNARVVQAMRITPRQEFVPLAERPNAFFDMALPIGCGQSISPPFVVATMTEHLDPQPTDTVLEIGTGSGYQAAVLSSLVRDVYTIEIQEPLGKRADEVFRRLGYKNVHCRVGDGYQGWPDAAPFDKIIVTCSPEKVPQPLVDQLREGGRLIVPVGERFQQTLYLFRKVDGKLVGQALEPTMFVPMTGTAERNRLIKPDSIHPTLVGGGFEKESPETHVPEGWYYLRHAKLESDSTAPEGKQVITFTNDTPGRSARALQALAVDGRVVSSLELSLWVRGREIQPGHAEYERPRLVMVFYGEDRRPVGQPASFGDWMGTFPWREDSDSIAVPRDARMAIIWIGLHGATGEISFDVMAMISHALPKALQAGRTEPQ; translated from the coding sequence ATGAAACCTCTTATCCGTACCACCTGCCTGGGCGTGTTCCTCATGGCGGGGGCGGTCTGTCACGCCCAGGACGCTGCAAAGTCTCTTGGGCGAATGGTCGACGAAGAGGTGCTTGGCGCTGGTATCACTAACGCCCGCGTCGTTCAGGCGATGCGCATCACGCCGCGGCAGGAATTCGTGCCGCTGGCCGAGCGCCCTAACGCATTCTTCGACATGGCGCTGCCGATCGGTTGCGGGCAGTCGATCTCGCCCCCCTTTGTCGTGGCGACCATGACCGAGCACCTCGATCCGCAGCCAACCGATACCGTCCTCGAAATCGGCACCGGCAGCGGATATCAGGCCGCGGTGCTCAGTTCGCTGGTGCGTGACGTTTACACGATCGAGATTCAGGAGCCGCTCGGAAAGCGCGCCGACGAAGTGTTCCGGCGGCTGGGGTACAAAAACGTCCATTGTCGCGTCGGTGACGGCTATCAAGGCTGGCCCGATGCCGCACCGTTCGACAAGATCATCGTCACCTGCTCGCCCGAAAAGGTTCCCCAGCCACTGGTAGATCAATTGCGCGAAGGGGGCCGGCTGATCGTGCCGGTCGGCGAACGATTTCAGCAGACGCTGTATCTGTTCCGCAAGGTCGATGGAAAACTAGTGGGACAGGCGCTCGAGCCGACGATGTTCGTTCCCATGACAGGCACGGCCGAGCGTAATCGGCTGATTAAGCCGGACAGCATTCACCCGACGCTCGTCGGCGGTGGCTTCGAAAAGGAATCGCCAGAGACTCATGTGCCCGAGGGTTGGTATTACCTGCGGCATGCGAAGTTAGAGTCCGATTCAACCGCGCCCGAAGGTAAGCAAGTAATTACATTCACCAACGACACGCCGGGGCGCAGCGCCCGGGCCTTGCAGGCGTTGGCGGTCGACGGCCGGGTCGTGTCCTCGCTGGAACTATCGTTGTGGGTGCGTGGGCGCGAGATTCAGCCGGGGCATGCCGAGTACGAGCGGCCCCGCCTAGTCATGGTGTTCTATGGCGAGGATCGCCGACCGGTCGGTCAGCCAGCTTCATTCGGCGATTGGATGGGAACGTTTCCCTGGCGCGAAGATAGCGACAGCATCGCCGTGCCACGTGACGCGCGCATGGCCATCATCTGGATCGGTCTGCATGGCGCGACGGGCGAGATTTCGTTCGACGTCATGGCAATGATCAGCCATGCCTTACCGAAAGCCCTGCAAGCGGGACGCACCGAGCCGCAATAA
- a CDS encoding DUF1559 domain-containing protein has product MHASRRRTGFTLVELLVVIAIIGILIGLLLPAVQAAREAARKAQCQNNMKQFGLAHQNYLSAMGVFVPGGLVDTGGNFLASSYTMLLPYFEAGATSAMYVNTNQWYNQPQIVANQVINTFVCPSDDKDNPIYNAALDYGTTSTTATFPVPSPTGTQGPLASAGSMTTFNGLFGAVDYILCSGITDAWCVEGNSVPGWERGMFSFNMMNTAQAITDGLSNTFMMGEGAQGSKWHISTVRTPLSDKDGTGNTSNQPQWAWIAGEPNSTTFSTIAGQAFNVGSMMGTTTMPLNQYPVLMSRADGGNLTIAGYAGLSPSKNACNSSAMTSSQGNSHMMSGFRSSHTGGANFLMADGSVRYIQTGIDCANGGYGYYPDPRLGGSLQALTAGTYPNYTQISVPTTGKPPMVGIYQALSTRAGGEPVSPP; this is encoded by the coding sequence ATGCACGCCTCGCGCCGCCGGACCGGCTTTACGCTGGTCGAATTGCTGGTAGTGATTGCAATCATCGGCATCCTTATTGGCCTACTGTTGCCTGCTGTACAGGCCGCCCGCGAAGCCGCGCGGAAGGCCCAATGCCAGAACAATATGAAACAGTTCGGGCTCGCCCATCAAAACTATCTCAGCGCCATGGGGGTCTTCGTTCCCGGTGGCCTGGTGGATACGGGCGGAAACTTCTTGGCCAGCTCTTACACGATGTTGCTTCCGTACTTCGAGGCGGGGGCGACCTCGGCCATGTATGTCAACACTAACCAGTGGTACAACCAGCCGCAGATCGTTGCCAATCAGGTGATTAATACCTTTGTCTGTCCGTCGGATGACAAAGACAACCCGATTTACAACGCGGCTCTTGATTACGGTACAACCTCGACAACAGCCACCTTTCCGGTTCCATCTCCCACTGGTACACAGGGACCGTTGGCTAGCGCGGGCAGCATGACCACGTTCAACGGTCTCTTTGGCGCCGTCGATTACATCCTCTGCTCGGGTATCACGGATGCCTGGTGCGTCGAAGGAAACAGTGTGCCCGGTTGGGAACGCGGCATGTTCAGTTTCAACATGATGAATACGGCCCAGGCCATCACCGATGGCTTGAGCAATACCTTCATGATGGGCGAGGGTGCTCAGGGTTCGAAGTGGCATATCAGCACGGTTCGCACGCCCTTGAGCGATAAGGATGGCACCGGCAACACTTCAAACCAACCGCAATGGGCGTGGATCGCCGGCGAGCCGAATTCCACCACGTTTTCGACTATTGCCGGACAGGCCTTCAATGTCGGCAGCATGATGGGAACGACGACGATGCCGCTTAATCAATATCCGGTGCTAATGAGCCGAGCCGATGGTGGAAATCTCACAATTGCTGGTTACGCCGGGCTGTCACCGAGCAAAAATGCCTGTAATTCTAGCGCTATGACTTCGAGCCAAGGAAATTCGCACATGATGAGCGGTTTTCGTTCGTCGCACACCGGCGGCGCCAACTTCCTGATGGCCGATGGCAGCGTCCGCTATATCCAGACCGGCATCGACTGTGCCAACGGCGGTTATGGATACTATCCTGATCCGCGTCTTGGTGGCTCTCTTCAAGCTCTTACTGCGGGAACCTACCCGAACTATACGCAGATCTCGGTACCGACAACCGGAAAACCACCGATGGTCGGGATCTATCAGGCACTGTCGACGCGGGCCGGTGGCGAGCCTGTTTCGCCTCCGTGA
- a CDS encoding FGGY-family carbohydrate kinase has translation MNEPLTLGIDLGTGGVRAMVATADGRIVAQNAVANETKLSREEGRHEQLPHDWWQNVRECLGGVVEELKRSGFRTSQVQGMAVDGTSGTLVALDANDQPVRPAIMYNDPRPSGEALILNDLARSWCERAGYRFEPSFALAKIMWMARNEEQHFVRAARFVHQADYIVGQLTGDFGVTDYSNALKTGYDLIEEKWPAWMTELPGVTERLPRVVAPGAPVGTVTERAAEATGLPVGLTVLAGATDGVAAAVAAGVRKTGDYNTTLGTTLVFKGVTERLMRDPQGLIYSHKLPGGKWLPGAASNTGSSWIRAWFGAAPPAELDRAAREFLPGRLVGYPLVGRGERFPFQHADAERFMLPDPVDANEAFAGFLVGTAIVERLAYEVLDSACGTTGGAVYSTGGGSKSDVWMQCRADVTQRVLHRPAVAESAFGSTILAAAGTVFSSLAEATAAMAKTAHSFAPETKNAAQYDDLFRKFRAELERRGYLAAPP, from the coding sequence ATGAACGAACCGCTGACGCTGGGAATCGACTTAGGGACCGGGGGCGTACGGGCCATGGTGGCGACGGCCGACGGTCGTATTGTCGCGCAGAACGCCGTCGCCAACGAGACGAAACTTTCGCGGGAAGAAGGGCGTCACGAGCAATTGCCCCACGATTGGTGGCAAAATGTCAGGGAATGCCTGGGCGGCGTCGTCGAAGAGCTAAAACGTTCCGGTTTTCGCACCAGCCAGGTGCAAGGGATGGCCGTGGACGGCACCTCGGGAACACTGGTCGCGCTCGACGCGAATGATCAGCCGGTTCGGCCGGCGATTATGTACAACGACCCGCGCCCATCAGGCGAAGCCCTGATCCTGAACGACCTGGCGCGATCTTGGTGCGAACGCGCGGGCTACCGATTCGAGCCCTCGTTCGCGCTGGCAAAAATCATGTGGATGGCACGAAATGAAGAACAGCATTTTGTGCGGGCCGCGCGCTTCGTGCACCAAGCCGATTACATCGTGGGCCAGTTGACCGGCGACTTCGGTGTGACCGATTACAGCAACGCACTGAAGACCGGCTACGACCTGATCGAGGAGAAATGGCCGGCGTGGATGACCGAACTGCCGGGCGTCACCGAACGGCTGCCGCGCGTTGTCGCACCAGGGGCGCCGGTGGGAACTGTGACTGAGCGGGCGGCCGAGGCGACTGGATTGCCGGTCGGATTGACGGTGCTGGCCGGCGCCACGGACGGCGTCGCGGCAGCGGTCGCCGCCGGTGTGCGCAAGACGGGAGATTACAACACGACACTCGGCACGACGCTCGTCTTCAAGGGAGTTACCGAACGGCTGATGCGAGACCCGCAGGGACTCATCTACTCGCACAAGTTGCCTGGCGGAAAATGGTTGCCCGGTGCAGCGAGCAATACGGGATCGTCATGGATCCGGGCGTGGTTTGGCGCGGCGCCGCCGGCGGAACTTGACCGTGCGGCGCGTGAGTTTCTACCGGGGCGACTTGTGGGTTATCCACTGGTAGGGCGCGGTGAACGCTTTCCCTTTCAGCACGCGGACGCCGAGCGGTTTATGCTGCCCGATCCCGTCGATGCGAACGAAGCATTCGCGGGGTTTCTGGTCGGTACGGCGATTGTGGAACGGCTGGCTTATGAAGTCCTCGACAGTGCTTGTGGAACTACCGGAGGTGCCGTCTACTCGACCGGCGGTGGCAGCAAGAGCGATGTCTGGATGCAATGCCGCGCGGACGTAACGCAACGAGTCCTGCATCGGCCGGCCGTCGCCGAGTCGGCTTTCGGTAGCACCATCTTGGCGGCGGCCGGAACCGTCTTTTCCTCGTTAGCGGAAGCGACAGCGGCTATGGCCAAAACGGCTCACTCGTTCGCGCCTGAGACGAAGAATGCGGCGCAATACGATGATCTATTTAGAAAGTTCCGCGCAGAGCTCGAGAGGCGCGGGTATCTGGCGGCGCCACCGTAG
- a CDS encoding putative sugar nucleotidyl transferase, with translation MPILLFEDEQVTQLYPISIGRPAFTISCGSFRLIDRALALDPHVEVRVRPHLRAVHAADYAAPAGTRLAGEPTLLLNARLVPSAEVWRQLEALRAAGKPFRVDTGKTLAAALLPAGNALPKADSPHQELLDLVERCVLPKAEADLPLFDYPHDVVRHHLTTLAGNLQLRLHEGDYQQLADGVFTADGATLGQHVVTDTRKGPIVLEKNASVGPYCFLSGPAHLGAGARIIEHAAIKDGVSLGHTTKIGGEIEGSVIEPYTNKQHHGFLGHSYLGSWVNLGAGTCNSDLKNTYGQVNMEYWGQRVATGMQFIGTIVGDYAKTAINTGIFTGKTIGACSMLYGFVTTNVPSFVNYARLFGQVTEAPVDVMVATQARMFTRRNVSQRPCDIQLLFDMYELTRHERQLAGEPLSL, from the coding sequence ATGCCGATACTCCTCTTCGAAGACGAGCAGGTGACGCAGCTTTACCCGATTTCCATCGGCCGGCCTGCGTTCACGATCTCATGCGGTAGCTTTCGACTGATCGACCGCGCCCTGGCTTTGGATCCGCACGTCGAGGTGCGCGTGCGACCTCATCTGCGGGCGGTGCATGCGGCCGACTATGCTGCGCCCGCCGGCACGCGCTTGGCGGGCGAGCCGACACTGCTACTTAACGCCCGGCTGGTCCCTTCGGCCGAGGTCTGGCGGCAATTAGAAGCACTGCGGGCCGCCGGCAAACCGTTTCGCGTTGATACCGGCAAGACCCTCGCCGCGGCGCTGTTACCGGCCGGTAACGCGCTGCCAAAGGCCGACTCACCCCATCAGGAATTGCTCGACCTCGTTGAGCGCTGCGTGCTGCCCAAGGCCGAGGCTGACCTGCCGCTGTTCGACTATCCTCACGACGTGGTACGGCATCATCTGACGACATTGGCCGGAAACCTGCAATTGCGTCTGCACGAGGGCGACTATCAGCAGTTGGCCGACGGTGTTTTCACGGCGGACGGGGCGACCCTCGGACAGCACGTCGTTACCGATACCCGCAAGGGGCCGATCGTGCTGGAAAAAAATGCCTCGGTCGGACCGTACTGTTTCCTGAGCGGCCCGGCCCATTTGGGAGCCGGCGCCCGGATCATCGAGCACGCCGCCATTAAGGACGGCGTTTCCCTCGGGCATACTACGAAAATTGGCGGCGAGATTGAAGGTTCGGTCATCGAACCCTACACGAACAAGCAGCATCACGGCTTTCTCGGACATAGCTATCTCGGCAGTTGGGTGAATCTCGGCGCCGGTACCTGCAATAGCGACCTCAAAAACACCTACGGACAGGTGAATATGGAGTATTGGGGGCAAAGGGTTGCGACCGGCATGCAGTTCATCGGCACGATTGTCGGCGACTATGCCAAGACCGCGATCAATACCGGCATCTTTACGGGCAAGACCATCGGCGCGTGCAGCATGCTGTATGGGTTCGTAACCACCAACGTTCCGAGCTTTGTCAATTATGCTCGGCTGTTCGGCCAGGTAACCGAGGCCCCGGTCGACGTGATGGTCGCGACCCAGGCACGAATGTTCACGCGGCGCAATGTCAGCCAGCGGCCGTGCGATATCCAGTTGCTGTTCGACATGTACGAACTGACCCGGCACGAGCGGCAATTGGCAGGCGAACCGCTATCCCTGTAA
- a CDS encoding PEP-CTERM sorting domain-containing protein produces MKFRSLVAAAVVLSMVSSAQAVQLVVMSVATHATNSIIPAGEQVVTFGVQVKAADLVGAGTNPVLVVQDVTFAGNGLTTSAGIPFNQGGLTNIADVSAAQSIVNGSYANQAGPDLVPAVQTDLALGGQRSLYADSWWYGSGSGTLTGVNSAAGTTGTLPSAWQLGPISAIGPTAFVWNSGTGVQAGDTANQAVQSPTGTNATVGQYMMFTGLYGPNGSNALTQSTLASQFVNGVLTVPLAQIVTTGDIQMPGTYSNAGGGVPSGPGTGTYLGLIGDQVSNGPTGNGTYNLQGNDPTSNPGIFYQFSTQTIQPQVPEPGTIVLAGLGALGLALAWKRRK; encoded by the coding sequence GTGAAATTTCGATCCCTCGTCGCAGCGGCCGTCGTCCTATCGATGGTCTCTTCTGCCCAGGCCGTTCAGCTTGTCGTGATGAGTGTGGCGACCCATGCCACCAACAGCATCATTCCTGCCGGTGAACAGGTCGTCACCTTCGGCGTCCAGGTCAAGGCAGCTGACCTTGTCGGTGCCGGCACCAATCCGGTGCTCGTCGTTCAAGACGTTACTTTCGCCGGCAACGGCCTAACCACCTCCGCCGGGATACCTTTCAACCAAGGCGGCCTCACCAACATCGCTGACGTCAGTGCTGCCCAATCGATCGTTAACGGCTCCTATGCCAATCAGGCCGGCCCGGACTTGGTGCCGGCTGTACAAACTGATCTGGCGCTCGGCGGACAGCGCTCGCTGTATGCCGACAGCTGGTGGTACGGTAGTGGTTCCGGCACCCTGACGGGTGTGAACAGCGCCGCAGGTACCACTGGCACGCTGCCCTCCGCTTGGCAACTCGGCCCGATCAGCGCGATCGGTCCGACCGCCTTCGTCTGGAACTCCGGTACCGGTGTACAAGCAGGTGACACTGCCAACCAAGCCGTCCAGAGCCCAACCGGAACGAATGCCACGGTCGGCCAATACATGATGTTCACCGGCCTTTACGGACCGAACGGTTCGAACGCGCTGACCCAGTCGACCCTTGCGAGCCAGTTCGTTAACGGCGTCCTCACGGTCCCCTTGGCTCAGATTGTCACGACCGGTGACATTCAGATGCCCGGTACTTACTCGAACGCCGGCGGTGGTGTCCCCAGCGGTCCAGGTACCGGTACCTACCTCGGCTTGATCGGCGACCAGGTGTCGAACGGTCCGACCGGCAACGGTACGTACAACCTGCAAGGCAACGACCCCACCTCCAACCCGGGTATCTTCTACCAGTTCTCGACCCAGACGATTCAGCCGCAAGTCCCGGAGCCGGGTACGATCGTGCTGGCCGGTCTGGGCGCACTGGGCCTTGCCTTGGCTTGGAAGCGTCGTAAGTAA
- the metF gene encoding methylenetetrahydrofolate reductase [NAD(P)H] yields the protein MRVAEAYGPGKLGLSFELFPPKTPVGEQELFRHLADLVAFEPSYITCTYGALGSTQAKTLEVVERVRREFNCPVASHLTCVGSPVSALREYLREAAARGVTNIVALRGDPPKGEAEFRPVAGGLRYANELVSLIRGEFPDFGIAVAGYPETHQEAVSPEDDLHNLKRKVDAGADIVITQLFYDNDDFFRFRDRCARVGITVPIVPGVLPVTNLAQIRRITGMCGARLPESLVADLEAHEDSAVDQFEVGVDFATAQTQALLDSGVPGIHFYVLNKSPATCRVLRAVTRPA from the coding sequence ATGCGAGTCGCCGAAGCATACGGGCCGGGAAAGCTCGGCCTTTCGTTTGAATTGTTTCCGCCCAAGACTCCTGTCGGCGAGCAGGAACTGTTTCGGCACCTGGCCGACCTGGTCGCCTTTGAGCCCAGCTATATCACGTGTACTTACGGCGCGCTCGGCTCGACGCAGGCGAAGACCCTCGAGGTTGTCGAGCGGGTGCGGCGTGAATTTAATTGCCCAGTTGCGTCGCATCTCACCTGCGTCGGTTCGCCGGTATCCGCCTTGCGCGAATACTTGCGAGAAGCCGCGGCCCGGGGCGTTACGAATATCGTCGCTCTGCGCGGCGATCCTCCCAAGGGGGAAGCCGAATTCCGGCCCGTCGCGGGCGGCTTACGCTACGCCAACGAGCTCGTCTCGCTGATTCGCGGCGAGTTTCCGGATTTCGGGATCGCCGTGGCCGGTTACCCCGAGACGCACCAAGAGGCCGTCAGCCCGGAAGATGACTTACACAACCTGAAGCGGAAGGTCGACGCCGGCGCCGATATCGTGATCACACAGTTGTTCTACGACAACGATGACTTCTTCCGGTTTCGCGATCGTTGTGCGCGAGTTGGGATCACGGTGCCGATCGTCCCCGGCGTCCTGCCCGTGACAAACCTGGCTCAGATTCGACGAATCACGGGCATGTGCGGTGCCCGGCTCCCCGAGAGTCTCGTCGCTGACCTCGAAGCACACGAGGACAGTGCGGTCGATCAATTCGAAGTGGGGGTCGATTTCGCCACCGCCCAGACGCAGGCCTTACTCGATAGTGGCGTGCCTGGAATTCACTTTTACGTGCTCAACAAGTCGCCAGCCACGTGCCGGGTCTTGCGGGCCGTAACTCGACCGGCGTAA
- a CDS encoding dockerin type I domain-containing protein: MINRLTWKHGLAPVAVVAWFLSSSAKADINWVFQPSQSPVVFSGAIGDVVFNSADGALGSEIDYPNGQPEWIQVYNGVPQAKNQFDPNVQGYTDANGQFHFGVDPNFGSYPGYTNSAQSSASGSFTTVGNNFLNSLNFGAEPVIANFNNFNPTTQFAFSGNYYPDSGGTGTPGIYNNATPSQLGLTFVGASGPNIFANGTAAQQSMYGTVLAPVVGGGPLDAGFGPTGKGDAGTAALTGTGGYASSNGVTVTPTTTGSFDASNIHFSGVLAFSSNFQANNGSNNVAQFTPSSFFDLVNQLANNGTNGLLSISNDLGASAVGQYTRGPGGTYLMAVPYSATMSFGTSNGDINFAGLKGTPDPSRPDPTDPNHLYGSTIGTGVFIDLHFTATFTAQANIATGDANFDGVVNAQDLALVSSNWLTANSAHLGTGDINGDGIVNAQDLALVSSNWLHTTPALPGGGNANSVPEPGTWILLGLGGILLAIRRRLV; this comes from the coding sequence ATGATTAATCGACTCACGTGGAAGCACGGCCTGGCGCCGGTGGCCGTTGTGGCCTGGTTCTTAAGCTCCTCCGCGAAGGCCGACATTAACTGGGTTTTTCAACCCTCGCAGAGCCCGGTCGTTTTCTCGGGCGCCATCGGGGATGTGGTTTTCAATTCGGCAGATGGCGCGTTAGGGAGCGAAATCGATTACCCCAACGGCCAGCCGGAATGGATCCAAGTCTATAATGGCGTTCCCCAGGCCAAGAATCAGTTCGATCCCAATGTGCAAGGGTATACCGACGCCAATGGCCAATTTCACTTTGGTGTCGATCCGAATTTTGGCTCCTACCCGGGCTATACGAACTCTGCCCAATCGTCGGCATCAGGTAGCTTCACCACGGTAGGAAATAACTTCCTGAACTCGCTTAATTTCGGCGCCGAGCCGGTCATTGCCAATTTCAACAACTTCAATCCAACGACCCAATTCGCATTCAGCGGCAACTATTATCCCGATTCGGGAGGGACCGGTACGCCTGGCATTTACAACAATGCGACCCCCTCTCAACTTGGCCTAACGTTCGTCGGAGCTTCGGGTCCGAACATTTTCGCGAATGGCACTGCCGCTCAGCAGTCGATGTACGGAACGGTCCTCGCCCCGGTTGTTGGTGGTGGCCCCCTGGATGCTGGTTTCGGTCCTACCGGAAAAGGTGATGCCGGAACGGCGGCCTTGACCGGTACCGGCGGGTACGCGTCGAGCAATGGTGTCACGGTAACTCCGACCACCACCGGGTCGTTTGATGCCAGCAACATTCATTTCTCGGGCGTGTTGGCCTTTTCGTCGAATTTTCAAGCGAATAATGGATCGAATAACGTCGCCCAATTCACGCCTTCGTCCTTTTTCGACCTGGTCAATCAACTGGCGAACAATGGCACGAACGGCCTTCTCTCGATCAGCAATGATTTGGGAGCGTCAGCCGTAGGGCAGTACACGCGTGGACCGGGAGGGACTTACCTGATGGCGGTCCCCTATTCGGCCACGATGTCGTTCGGCACTTCAAACGGCGACATTAATTTTGCCGGACTGAAGGGGACGCCCGATCCCTCTCGTCCGGACCCCACGGATCCTAATCACCTGTACGGGTCGACGATTGGAACCGGCGTCTTCATTGACTTGCACTTTACGGCCACCTTCACGGCCCAAGCGAATATCGCCACTGGCGACGCCAATTTCGATGGCGTCGTGAACGCTCAAGACTTGGCCCTGGTTTCCAGCAATTGGCTCACGGCGAATTCGGCGCACTTGGGCACAGGTGACATAAACGGTGACGGTATCGTGAACGCCCAGGATTTGGCGTTGGTTTCCAGCAATTGGCTGCATACCACGCCCGCTTTGCCCGGTGGCGGCAACGCCAATTCGGTCCCGGAGCCGGGAACTTGGATTTTGCTCGGATTGGGTGGAATATTGCTTGCAATCCGTCGCAGACTAGTGTAA
- a CDS encoding dockerin type I domain-containing protein, whose protein sequence is MEIQKKALNPLPSLVSVGSKDWWEIFFRYGAGCIPVGVWGAFGKAQNHMKKHRSSALRGFAASLAVALLVANVARADITWVLQNSSAVTLTGQIGGFDANNNIDELYNMVPQTDNNITLFPGFTNSLSTYSVGTMTSVGNNFLQSLNFGAEPDPNGINLTNAQTVVQNSGDLLPNPVQFTSPPSNYGTPIQQSIAGNLVPTGGYANNNTDGGKVSISTSYGTFSNGTGDKDPITNLHAAAPMPVDAGGNFNAQTLAITGQFNINLALNLNTTGGQGAFSLNEVGTASPSDNTNPMGIITRGAGGTYVMHVPLPAFNDSGSFGALYYNINLSYNLTATANIAAGDANFDGVVNAQDLALVSSGWLTTNAAKLGTGDVNGDGIVNAQDLALVSSNWLKTTPTVPASVMAPIAGGGTPGDIGGPSAINQSVPEPSTWLLLGLGSVTLLWKRRRLRS, encoded by the coding sequence TTGGAAATCCAAAAAAAAGCGCTAAATCCCTTGCCATCGTTGGTTTCGGTTGGTAGTAAAGACTGGTGGGAGATTTTTTTCCGGTATGGTGCCGGTTGCATACCTGTCGGAGTCTGGGGGGCCTTTGGGAAGGCGCAAAATCACATGAAGAAACATCGTTCGAGTGCACTGCGCGGATTCGCAGCGTCGCTAGCAGTCGCTTTGCTCGTTGCCAATGTGGCGCGCGCCGACATCACTTGGGTTCTGCAAAATAGCTCGGCTGTGACCCTGACAGGTCAAATCGGCGGCTTCGATGCGAATAACAACATCGACGAACTCTACAACATGGTGCCGCAGACGGATAACAACATCACGCTCTTTCCGGGCTTCACCAACAGCCTGTCAACCTACAGCGTCGGCACTATGACGTCGGTGGGCAACAATTTTTTGCAGAGCCTGAATTTTGGCGCCGAACCAGACCCCAACGGCATTAATCTTACGAATGCTCAGACAGTAGTTCAAAATTCCGGGGATTTGCTTCCCAACCCCGTCCAATTCACCTCGCCACCCAGCAACTACGGCACTCCGATTCAGCAGAGCATTGCTGGCAATCTGGTTCCGACCGGAGGTTATGCGAATAACAATACTGACGGCGGCAAAGTCAGCATCTCGACGAGCTACGGTACTTTCAGTAATGGGACAGGCGATAAGGACCCAATCACCAATTTGCATGCCGCAGCGCCGATGCCGGTTGATGCCGGTGGCAACTTCAACGCGCAAACACTGGCGATCACCGGTCAATTCAATATCAACCTCGCCCTGAATCTAAATACAACTGGCGGTCAGGGCGCATTTTCGCTGAATGAGGTAGGTACCGCATCGCCAAGCGATAACACCAATCCCATGGGAATTATCACCCGCGGTGCCGGCGGCACTTACGTGATGCACGTGCCACTTCCCGCTTTTAACGACTCAGGGTCATTCGGTGCGCTCTATTACAACATCAATTTGAGCTACAACCTCACTGCTACCGCCAATATCGCCGCCGGTGACGCCAATTTCGATGGCGTTGTCAACGCCCAGGATCTGGCCCTGGTCTCTAGCGGTTGGCTAACGACCAATGCGGCGAAGCTCGGTACCGGCGACGTCAATGGCGACGGTATCGTGAACGCTCAGGACTTGGCCTTGGTTTCCAGCAACTGGCTGAAGACTACGCCGACGGTTCCCGCCTCAGTAATGGCTCCTATTGCCGGCGGCGGTACTCCAGGGGACATAGGTGGACCCTCGGCAATCAATCAATCTGTGCCTGAGCCCAGCACCTGGTTGCTGCTCGGACTGGGAAGCGTCACCCTTCTTTGGAAACGGCGTCGCTTGCGAAGTTAA